In the genome of Lathyrus oleraceus cultivar Zhongwan6 chromosome 4, CAAS_Psat_ZW6_1.0, whole genome shotgun sequence, the window CACTATTCGGCCTCAGTACGAGTTTTTGGATGGCTATTATCACGCGATTTCTTCTCGGAAGTTTAAATGGCATACTCGGACCAGTGAAGGCTTATGCTAGTGAACTTTTTCGAGAAGAGCACCAAGCTATAGGACTTTCGACTGTAAGTGTTGCAAATTATTCTGTGATCTACTACTAGTTCTTAATCTACTGCATTTCCATCTTAATAATTAGTGTGATATGATTTCAGGTTAGTGCAGCTTGGGGCATAGGTTTAATCATTGGCCCCGCACTGGGTGGATATTTGGCTCAGGtactattttatttttattctcAGTTTGTAGGACCCTCTTTGAGGACATGCAAGGCGGACTACCGCACACGATTTAAAATTTGCCACGGTTAAACCGTAGTTAACTAGAGACTCCTGAGATATTTACTAAGTTTAAACTACGGTTGAGTTGTTGAGTTGTGGTTACCCTGCACAGGACCTCTAAAAGCTTGAACGACTGTGATGGTATGCGATGTAGGTAGTGGCACATTCTTGTGCACGCTTTCTATTTATTTCTCTAAAAATACTTTGGAAATTTTCTTCTTACAGCCAGCAGAAAAATACCCTCAAATATTTTCAAAGGGTTCCTTTTGTGACAAGTAAGTGAACTTTTCTTGCTTTTTAACTTTACAAAATCAAAGGATTTTCAACTTCACTCATTATTTGTTAAAACAAATCATTTTGCAGGTTTCCATACTTCTTACCATGCTTTATAATATCAGGATTCGCACTTACCGTAGCCATTGTCTGCATCTGGATTCCGGTGTGTATCTTAAACATATCAGTTTGGTCCTTTACATTATCaatatttcaaaatttcaaaatgattCTTAGAACGGGAAAATGTTAATCAAGTCCGTTTTTCTATTTGGACATGTTATCAAATGATTCTTTAAACTGTAGGAAACACTTCACAATCATAGTGGTAACGAGTCTAGAGACGATGCTGAAACGGTAGAAAATGGAAGCATAAGAGTAGTTAAAGAAAAGACAGTCCAAAAGAATGAAAACCTCTTCATGAATTGGCCTTTGATGTCATCTATCATTGTGTACTGTGTCTTCTCACTTCATGATGTTGCTTATCAAGAGGTAAATGGTTAATTATTGAACCCTATTGTTGAATATCGCAATAACATAGCAGAATTTTAACAAATGCTAATGCTCCTCGATGCGATTTTAGTGTAAAAACATCTGCTCATCTTTATTTCTTTAGGTTTTCTCATTATGGGCTGTTAGTCCTCGGAGGCTAGGGGGTTTGAACTTTACAACAGATGATGTTGGCAatgttctttcaatttcaggtGCATCTTTGTAACTTATAAAAACTGTTTCGCATTGTCAGGCATAAATAATTAGATGAATTTTTACGTCATTTCTAACTCGTGAAATTATTAGGACTTGCACTTGTGATCTACCAACTTTTCATATACCCGTCCGTGGAAAAAGCTTGTGGACCTATCGGATTTGCCCGCATCACAGGGGTCAGTTTTCATCTAATTGTTGCATCCGCGATTGAAATTTCTGCATTTCATTGCTTGTTATATGAATTATGTCATTCTGCTTTCGGTTCTTTATGCAGATTTTTTCAATACCACTTTTGCAAAGTTACCCCTTCATAGCATTGTTGTCGGGCACAGCCTTATACGTAGTCATTAGTATTGCTTCTGTCTTCAAGAATGTTATGTCTGTAAGTGCATCTTTTAGAATTTAAAACAAATTAAACGGATTCACTTAACAAAAGTGTAGTTTAAATAAGTGAGAAAATGGCTATATGTATTACCAATTTGTCTGATTAAGTTCTTTTTATGGAGTTCAGGTGACGATTACAACGGGCTTATTCCTTATACAAAACCGAGTAGTGGTAAGTGTATTCATAAGTTATCTTTTGTTTCAACTCAAAGTTTGATAAATAGTTTTTGATGGAGTTGTGGCAATATTAATATTGAAAAACAGGAACAACACCAAAGAGGAGCCGCTAATGGCATATCTATGACAGGCATGTCTTTATTCAAAGCTATTGGCCCTGCAGCAGGCGGTACAATGTGAGTGTGATTCTAATATAAATGCAGATCTTTTGATGCACATGGTATATTACTTAGTTTTCTCAATTTTCTTCTTATAATGATCCTTGTGAATGCAGATTAACTTGGTCACAAAAGCGTATGGATGCTTCTTTCCTCCCAGGCACTCAAATGGTATTTTTCTTCCTGAATTTGGTTGAAGGGCTTGGAATAGTTTTGATGTTTAAGCCATTCCTTGGTGAAAAGAAGAAAACAAACTCAGATATGTTACATTGATTGAGTTCTGATGTAACACTTTGTCGTAATTAGACATTGATGCTAAATAAAAAAGCGAATGAGAAATAATTACTAACGAACAAGGGGAAAAAACAAGAGTTGAGAGAGAAATATAGAAAGTTACTGTTGTTCTCTCGTTAAAATCAAGATTCTCAAATTGAAAGTGACCTCAAGTGTAATACCCATCTAGTTTCCTGTAAAGTTAGTTTTTCTGAATTTTTAGTAAGCTTTTGTTCTGACGTGTTTGTGCCGACACCAACTCCTTAACTCAACCGAAACACCCACGCCTTTGATTTCATTAAATATTACCATCAGTTTTACGTTTTCTTTAGTTCACTCCAAAAATATCTTGGTTTTAGATTTTGTTGAAATTTAATAATAATACCGATATTGCTCTCGTAcatataaatatttttaaaaactgTTACTTTTATTTCTCAATCTATATCTTTACTAGTATTTCATCTCTCTCACAAATGTTTAGATCATATAGGCTAGAATTGAATTGATAACAGTCAAATATACATCCTCAACAAAATATTGCATATAATTTTGTTGGGAAACCAAATAGTCATAGTATATAATTAAAGAATCTACTATTTGATTTTAAGAATACGTGTATCGATTGAGAAATGaattaaatatttaaaatgaattaaaaatattaaaaaccaaataattcacaaaaaatattaaatgaagtcacaaaaataattaaaaatcaaaatatgaaactagacttttcaagaaaatttttggaattggtctcatatttttgtgacttcaaataaattttctatgaatttttgaaaataaatggaattaactgaaattaaaagaaaataaaaaaaaaatagaaaaaagcgCAGCCACCAGatcacattcattaattgacgtggcatggatCAATGGCTCAGAGGCGCTGATGCATGGTACACTTGAGTCAAGTGCGCGGCATGTTgcattaaaataagtaaacataAGGAATGGATGAGATTATAACGTGAGAGCATGATCCAATGGTTCTGAAGATGCACACGTGGTGTTGGTGatggaaaccaccatcttctccggtgatccaacaatctccggccaccagttgcagaaaAAAAACtgtaattaaaataaaaagtaaggacatcaaaatgaagctcaggtgatgtacatcaccactgtatccatggatcatcctcact includes:
- the LOC127075629 gene encoding protein ZINC INDUCED FACILITATOR-LIKE 1, with translation MEEEHMKVPLLEKKQYHEGCPGCKVEQTKELNHGVSIINLLIIWMVVLSATLPASSLFPFLYFMVRDFNVAKEEADISYYAGYVGSAYMFGRALTSVSWGMISDRYGRKPVIIMGVIAVIILNTLFGLSTSFWMAIITRFLLGSLNGILGPVKAYASELFREEHQAIGLSTVSAAWGIGLIIGPALGGYLAQPAEKYPQIFSKGSFCDKFPYFLPCFIISGFALTVAIVCIWIPETLHNHSGNESRDDAETVENGSIRVVKEKTVQKNENLFMNWPLMSSIIVYCVFSLHDVAYQEVFSLWAVSPRRLGGLNFTTDDVGNVLSISGLALVIYQLFIYPSVEKACGPIGFARITGIFSIPLLQSYPFIALLSGTALYVVISIASVFKNVMSVTITTGLFLIQNRVVEQHQRGAANGISMTGMSLFKAIGPAAGGTILTWSQKRMDASFLPGTQMVFFFLNLVEGLGIVLMFKPFLGEKKKTNSDMLH